In Pseudovibrio brasiliensis, the following are encoded in one genomic region:
- a CDS encoding exonuclease SbcCD subunit D, with amino-acid sequence MALKILHTADWHIGQSLNGWSRTYEHQQFFKELEELIERHEVDALLVAGDVFDNQNPSADATQMLYEALARFREKRPHLVTVLTAGNHDPAGRVEAPGVLFQKIGVQAVGMVRRQDGLLDLSHHLVPLKDSDGAVKAYVLALPFPRATDLPGLSFSSSEEGSPVVRAVAELYEAAVQQAREQIGEMPLIATGHLHVAGGLESEGAERRILIGGEHAMPWEQFPDDLTYVALGHLHKPQKVGKETIRYSGSPFPLSVTEQYYKHGVNLLSFSDAGVLSIERLALSRPVPFHRLKGDGGLLLEELVPALNALELDRDLSVEQQPFVHVDLRPQVSAGGLKAEVDQILAEYPVRSAGVSVLRQKQQEVVSAEAESLIRLSEIQPDELFKSAFERVHGMEPEAKHLDYFYRAIAEAEVE; translated from the coding sequence ATGGCGTTGAAAATCCTGCACACAGCAGACTGGCATATTGGCCAGAGTCTGAACGGCTGGTCGCGCACCTATGAGCACCAACAGTTCTTCAAGGAGCTTGAAGAGCTGATTGAGCGCCATGAGGTGGACGCGCTGCTTGTGGCAGGAGATGTGTTCGACAACCAGAACCCTTCGGCAGACGCCACGCAGATGCTTTACGAGGCCTTGGCCCGGTTTCGGGAAAAGCGTCCGCATCTAGTGACGGTGTTGACTGCAGGCAACCATGACCCTGCCGGACGCGTGGAAGCGCCGGGCGTGCTGTTTCAAAAGATTGGTGTGCAGGCCGTTGGCATGGTGCGCCGACAGGACGGCTTGCTGGATCTTTCCCACCATCTTGTTCCACTCAAAGACAGTGATGGTGCGGTGAAGGCCTATGTGCTGGCGCTGCCGTTTCCTCGTGCAACAGATCTGCCGGGATTGAGCTTCTCCTCTTCAGAAGAAGGCTCGCCAGTGGTGCGGGCTGTGGCGGAGCTTTATGAGGCGGCGGTTCAGCAGGCTCGTGAGCAGATTGGCGAGATGCCGCTGATCGCGACTGGCCATTTGCATGTGGCAGGTGGTTTGGAGTCAGAAGGCGCAGAGCGGCGCATTCTGATTGGCGGTGAGCATGCTATGCCGTGGGAACAGTTTCCTGATGACCTGACTTATGTGGCGCTTGGGCATTTGCACAAACCGCAGAAGGTAGGCAAGGAAACCATTCGCTATTCTGGTTCGCCGTTTCCTCTTTCCGTGACCGAGCAATACTACAAGCACGGCGTTAATCTGCTGAGTTTTTCTGATGCCGGTGTGCTTTCCATTGAGCGGCTTGCTTTGAGCCGGCCTGTGCCGTTCCACCGTCTGAAAGGGGATGGTGGCTTGCTGCTGGAAGAGCTGGTGCCTGCGCTGAATGCGTTGGAGCTGGATAGAGATTTGTCCGTCGAACAGCAGCCGTTTGTGCATGTGGATCTGAGACCGCAGGTTTCAGCTGGCGGGCTGAAGGCTGAGGTGGATCAGATTTTGGCGGAGTATCCGGTGCGCAGTGCCGGTGTTTCTGTGCTGCGGCAAAAACAGCAAGAGGTGGTGAGTGCTGAGGCCGAGAGCCTGATCCGCCTATCTGAAATTCAACCGGATGAGCTTTTTAAATCCGCTTTTGAGCGGGTGCACGGCATGGAGCCGGAAGCCAAGCATCTGGACTATTTTTATCGCGCAATCGCAGAAGCGGAGGTCGAGTAA
- a CDS encoding pirin family protein has product MSTIASDLRVKVRLSEARGHVDAGWLKSAHSFSFANYFDRNNMNFHNLRVINDDWVAAGGGFPMHPHENFEIFSYMLEGALAHEDTMGNGSTVRKGGIQFMSTGSGVQHSEFNPTSTDETRLLQIWLIPDRKNTTPRYEMLELDDTARDGNLQLFLSHDGRDGSIRTEAAADVYSGKLNGDDTIRFELEDERAVYVHVARGEVQINGETLKDGDAIEAEGTGTLELTNGKDAEVVLFHLSPRR; this is encoded by the coding sequence ATGTCTACGATCGCATCTGATTTAAGAGTAAAAGTTCGCCTTTCCGAAGCTCGTGGCCACGTTGATGCAGGCTGGTTGAAGTCCGCCCACTCCTTCAGCTTCGCCAACTATTTTGATCGCAATAACATGAACTTCCACAATCTGCGGGTCATCAATGATGACTGGGTCGCAGCCGGTGGCGGCTTCCCCATGCACCCCCATGAGAACTTCGAGATCTTCTCTTACATGCTGGAAGGCGCTCTGGCCCACGAAGACACCATGGGCAACGGCAGCACCGTGCGCAAAGGCGGTATCCAGTTCATGAGCACCGGCTCCGGCGTGCAGCACTCCGAGTTCAATCCAACCAGCACGGACGAAACCCGCCTGCTGCAGATCTGGCTGATCCCGGACCGCAAGAACACCACACCGCGCTATGAAATGCTGGAGCTGGATGACACCGCCCGCGATGGCAACCTGCAGCTCTTCCTCTCCCACGATGGCCGCGACGGCTCCATCCGCACAGAAGCCGCAGCAGACGTCTACTCCGGCAAGCTGAACGGTGACGACACCATCCGCTTTGAACTAGAAGACGAACGTGCCGTCTACGTGCACGTGGCCCGCGGTGAAGTGCAAATCAACGGCGAAACATTGAAAGACGGTGATGCCATTGAAGCAGAAGGCACCGGCACACTGGAGCTGACCAACGGCAAAGATGCAGAAGTGGTGCTCTTCCACCTCTCCCCACGCCGCTGA